From Streptomyces sp. NBC_01460, a single genomic window includes:
- a CDS encoding quinone oxidoreductase family protein, with protein sequence MPEMMTALFGGTGPDWAARRIPVPEPGPGQIVVRARATALNNADASMLAAADPASGGTGEEYQAGYEFAGEVTAVGEGVDTPAVGERVMGTTPGSFAQYVLADHRHVLPVPDELGYEEACALPTGLLTEHGALMAAGFRAGQSVLITGATSGIGLIGVQIAKALGAGQIIATTRGAAKRDLLIGAGADTVVLTGGQDLARAVLEATGGEGVDVALDHVGGRVFAACLPATRTDGAVVNIGRLDTAEATIDLDALSYRHLSVSGVSFGFTRPAELGDVIATAGRHLLQAVADARVRPVVDTTLSFDTAAEAVERLRSHQAHGKIVLTVP encoded by the coding sequence ATGCCCGAGATGATGACCGCCCTGTTCGGCGGCACCGGACCTGACTGGGCCGCCCGCCGGATCCCCGTACCCGAGCCCGGTCCCGGGCAGATCGTCGTACGCGCCCGTGCGACGGCCCTGAACAACGCCGACGCCTCCATGCTCGCCGCCGCCGACCCGGCCTCCGGCGGCACCGGCGAGGAGTACCAGGCCGGCTACGAGTTCGCCGGCGAGGTCACCGCCGTCGGCGAGGGCGTCGACACACCCGCCGTGGGCGAGCGGGTGATGGGCACCACGCCGGGCAGCTTCGCCCAGTACGTCCTGGCCGATCACCGCCACGTCCTGCCCGTCCCCGACGAACTCGGCTACGAGGAGGCATGCGCGCTGCCCACCGGGCTGCTCACCGAGCACGGCGCCCTCATGGCCGCCGGGTTCCGGGCCGGGCAGTCGGTGCTGATCACCGGGGCCACCTCCGGCATCGGCCTGATCGGCGTGCAGATCGCCAAGGCCCTCGGCGCGGGACAGATCATCGCCACCACTCGCGGCGCGGCCAAGCGCGACCTGCTCATCGGCGCGGGGGCCGACACCGTCGTGCTCACCGGTGGCCAGGACCTCGCCCGGGCAGTGCTGGAGGCCACCGGCGGCGAGGGCGTCGATGTGGCCCTCGACCACGTCGGCGGCCGCGTCTTCGCCGCCTGTCTGCCGGCCACCCGCACCGACGGCGCCGTGGTCAACATCGGCCGCCTCGACACGGCCGAGGCCACCATCGACCTCGACGCCCTCTCCTACCGCCACCTGAGCGTCTCGGGCGTCTCCTTCGGCTTCACCCGGCCCGCCGAACTCGGCGACGTCATCGCCACTGCGGGAAGACACCTGTTGCAGGCCGTCGCCGACGCGCGGGTCCGGCCAGTGGTCGACACCACGCTGTCCTTCGACACGGCCGCCGAGGCCGTGGAACGGCTGCGCTCCCACCAGGCCCACGGAAAGATCGTTCTCACCGTCCCTTGA
- a CDS encoding (R)-mandelonitrile lyase — protein MEFVNPRPTGKGPAEWFDGDVWFDVIHAGEEPSRIRANMVRFAPGARTAWHHHAVGQTLHVVAGTALIGTRDGSVYEANPGETVTCPPGEEHWHGATEDRFMQHLALWDAVAPGDDRPETTWLEHVTDAQYRTERTRNSH, from the coding sequence ATGGAATTCGTCAATCCCCGGCCCACCGGCAAGGGACCTGCTGAATGGTTCGACGGAGACGTCTGGTTCGACGTCATCCACGCAGGGGAGGAACCGTCCCGTATCCGCGCCAACATGGTGCGCTTCGCCCCCGGCGCCCGCACGGCGTGGCACCACCACGCTGTCGGCCAGACCCTCCACGTCGTCGCCGGCACCGCCCTGATCGGCACCCGTGACGGCAGCGTCTATGAAGCCAACCCCGGCGAGACCGTGACCTGTCCGCCCGGCGAGGAGCACTGGCACGGGGCGACCGAGGACCGCTTCATGCAGCACCTCGCCCTGTGGGACGCCGTCGCCCCCGGCGACGACCGGCCCGAGACCACCTGGCTGGAGCACGTCACCGACGCGCAGTACCGCACCGAGCGCACCCGCAACAGCCACTGA
- a CDS encoding SDR family oxidoreductase, whose protein sequence is MSRVIFVTGAGRGLGTDIARRALAAGHQVVATGRRPERVLDALGGAQDNLLATALDITSTSAARAAVDAAVARFGRIDVLINNAATFQAGYFEEISEAQMRAQIETNLFGPMNVTRAVLPVMRGRRAGHVVTISSPAGVIGQEFCVAYAAAKFGVEGWMESLRFDLEPYGIRTTVVEPGFFRTELLVDASTSWAENSIEDYAARTAETKKMWQSMNGRQPGDPSKLADALLSVVDLEEPPLRFVAGDDAVPAIEAKGKEIADQARASRALGTALSHADAA, encoded by the coding sequence ATGAGCAGGGTCATCTTCGTCACCGGTGCGGGCCGCGGCCTGGGCACCGACATCGCCCGCCGGGCCCTGGCCGCGGGCCACCAGGTCGTCGCCACCGGCCGCCGCCCCGAGCGCGTGCTCGACGCGCTCGGTGGCGCGCAGGACAACCTGCTGGCCACCGCACTGGACATCACCAGCACCTCCGCCGCCCGAGCCGCCGTCGATGCGGCCGTGGCCCGCTTCGGCCGCATCGACGTGCTGATCAACAACGCAGCCACCTTCCAGGCCGGCTACTTCGAGGAGATCTCCGAGGCGCAGATGCGGGCACAGATCGAGACGAATCTGTTCGGTCCCATGAACGTCACCCGCGCCGTCCTGCCCGTCATGCGCGGCCGGCGTGCCGGGCACGTCGTCACGATCTCCTCGCCGGCCGGCGTGATCGGCCAGGAGTTCTGCGTCGCCTACGCAGCGGCCAAGTTCGGCGTCGAGGGCTGGATGGAGTCCCTGCGCTTCGACCTGGAGCCCTACGGCATCAGGACGACGGTCGTCGAACCCGGCTTCTTCCGCACCGAGCTCCTCGTGGACGCCTCCACCAGCTGGGCGGAGAACTCGATCGAGGACTACGCCGCGCGCACCGCGGAGACCAAGAAGATGTGGCAGTCGATGAACGGCCGGCAGCCCGGCGACCCCTCCAAGCTCGCCGATGCCCTGCTGAGCGTCGTCGACCTGGAGGAGCCTCCGCTGCGGTTCGTCGCGGGCGACGACGCCGTGCCTGCCATCGAGGCCAAGGGCAAGGAGATCGCCGACCAGGCCCGAGCGTCGCGCGCTCTGGGCACCGCTCTCTCCCACGCTGACGCGGCCTGA
- a CDS encoding helix-turn-helix domain-containing protein encodes MGLADSGGQRRVAGLRREEVAQLASISTDYYTRVEQGRLPPSSPVLEAVAQALHLDDDQRRYVFGLAGKEAARPRRRARQKVQPQLRRVLDDLTSTPAVVMGRRMDVIAWNPLAAALVADFGAVPEKHRNYVRILFTDPTMRTLYADWKGVARTAVAQLRMEAAKYPDDPRLTALVGELCVQDEDFRQWWAAHHVATLGVGTKVLHHPVAGELSLDWDTLTASTDPDQQLVVWTAEVGSSTHDGLRILASWAADRHRTPTGPTG; translated from the coding sequence GTGGGCCTGGCCGACAGCGGCGGGCAGCGCCGGGTCGCCGGGCTGCGCAGGGAAGAGGTGGCCCAGCTCGCTTCGATCTCCACCGACTACTACACGCGCGTCGAGCAGGGCCGGCTGCCACCGTCGTCACCGGTGCTGGAGGCTGTGGCCCAGGCCCTGCACCTCGATGACGACCAGCGGCGCTACGTGTTCGGCCTGGCCGGGAAGGAGGCCGCCCGGCCCCGCCGCCGGGCCCGGCAGAAGGTGCAGCCGCAGCTCCGCAGGGTCCTGGACGACCTCACCTCCACGCCCGCCGTCGTGATGGGCCGCCGGATGGACGTCATCGCCTGGAATCCCCTTGCGGCGGCACTGGTGGCCGACTTCGGAGCGGTACCGGAAAAGCACCGCAATTACGTGCGCATTCTTTTCACCGACCCCACGATGCGTACCCTCTATGCCGACTGGAAGGGCGTCGCGCGTACTGCGGTCGCGCAATTGCGCATGGAGGCGGCGAAGTATCCGGACGATCCCCGACTGACCGCTCTGGTCGGCGAGTTGTGCGTTCAGGACGAGGACTTCCGTCAGTGGTGGGCCGCGCACCATGTCGCCACGCTCGGCGTGGGCACGAAGGTTCTCCACCACCCGGTCGCCGGTGAGCTCTCCCTGGACTGGGACACCCTGACGGCCAGCACCGATCCCGATCAGCAGCTGGTCGTCTGGACTGCCGAAGTCGGCTCGTCCACCCACGACGGCCTGCGGATCCTTGCGTCGTGGGCAGCCGACCGGCACCGCACGCCCACCGGACCCACCGGCTGA
- a CDS encoding helix-turn-helix transcriptional regulator — MASENAHGEGAELGRYLRARRTQTSPGHVGLTVGAGIRRTPGLRREELATLAGISIDYYVRMERGKETRPSPAVLDALARALRMDDQEHQHLRELAARAARYAPEPPPAPSRTVRPHLKLLLESLRPNPAYVISRSMDVLAWNPGGLALYAGLDDWPVKHRNLARYLFLHPAARDLFGDWDRQITACVARLRAIAGTAPDAPDLTNLVGELLLKSSDFAGLWERYEVTGRKPAHKTFQHPQVGTVTLTSQSLHVEGTPGQRIGVYTAEPGTPDHDALLLLDMTAPQPAERSSPAPRATGQEFPRD, encoded by the coding sequence ATGGCATCCGAGAACGCGCACGGTGAAGGCGCCGAGCTGGGCCGCTACCTGCGCGCCCGCCGCACCCAGACCAGCCCCGGACACGTCGGTCTCACCGTCGGCGCCGGCATCCGCCGCACGCCCGGCCTGCGCCGCGAGGAGCTGGCCACCCTGGCCGGCATCAGCATCGACTACTACGTGCGCATGGAGCGCGGCAAGGAGACCCGCCCCAGCCCCGCCGTCCTCGACGCCCTCGCCCGTGCCCTGCGCATGGACGACCAGGAGCACCAGCACCTGCGCGAGCTCGCCGCCCGCGCCGCCCGCTACGCCCCGGAGCCGCCACCCGCGCCCAGCCGCACCGTACGCCCGCATCTGAAGCTGCTCCTGGAATCGCTGCGGCCGAACCCCGCGTACGTGATCAGCCGCAGCATGGACGTGCTCGCCTGGAACCCCGGGGGCCTCGCCCTGTACGCGGGCCTGGACGACTGGCCCGTCAAGCACCGCAATCTCGCCCGCTACCTGTTCCTGCATCCCGCGGCCCGTGATCTGTTCGGTGACTGGGACCGGCAGATCACCGCGTGCGTCGCCCGCCTGCGGGCCATCGCCGGCACCGCCCCCGACGCCCCCGATCTCACCAACCTCGTCGGCGAGCTGCTTCTCAAGAGCTCCGACTTCGCAGGCCTGTGGGAGCGCTACGAGGTGACCGGGCGCAAGCCCGCCCACAAGACCTTCCAGCACCCGCAGGTCGGCACGGTCACCCTCACCTCGCAGTCCCTGCACGTGGAGGGCACTCCCGGCCAGCGCATCGGCGTCTACACCGCCGAACCCGGCACCCCCGACCACGACGCCCTGCTCCTGCTCGACATGACCGCACCGCAGCCGGCGGAACGCTCGTCGCCCGCTCCGAGAGCCACCGGGCAGGAGTTCCCCCGGGACTGA
- a CDS encoding aldo/keto reductase produces MRYIKLRDLEVSRIGLGAMGMSHGYTGSGTDDAESVRTVHRALELGVTLIDTAEIYGPYTNEELLGKALKGHRDQVVLATKFGLVSHGGEGAWNLDSSPANIRAAVEGSLERLGTDHIDLYYQHRVDPNTPIEETAGAVAELIAEGKVRAFGLSEAGPDTIRRAHAVQPVTAVQSEYSLFTRGIEERVLPVLRELGIGLVPFSPLGRGVLTGTVRSTDQFDENDFRRDNPRFTGENFRRNLALADEVEALARQVGATPGQVALAWLLAQGDDIAPIPGTKRVSRVEENTAADAVTLTAEHLDQLSSLPPAAGDTHTEAQARMLER; encoded by the coding sequence ATGCGTTACATCAAGCTGCGTGACCTGGAGGTGTCCCGGATCGGGCTGGGAGCGATGGGGATGTCCCATGGCTACACCGGATCCGGCACGGACGACGCGGAGTCGGTCAGGACCGTGCACCGTGCGCTGGAGCTGGGCGTCACGCTCATCGACACCGCCGAGATCTACGGCCCCTACACCAACGAGGAACTCCTCGGAAAGGCCCTGAAGGGGCACCGCGACCAAGTGGTGCTGGCCACCAAGTTCGGCCTGGTCTCCCACGGCGGAGAGGGCGCCTGGAACCTGGATTCCAGCCCGGCCAACATCCGCGCGGCCGTGGAGGGCTCGCTGGAGCGGCTGGGCACCGACCACATCGACCTGTACTACCAGCACCGAGTGGACCCGAACACCCCGATCGAGGAGACCGCGGGCGCGGTGGCCGAGCTGATCGCCGAGGGCAAGGTACGCGCCTTCGGCCTCTCGGAAGCCGGGCCGGACACCATCCGGCGCGCGCACGCCGTCCAGCCGGTCACCGCGGTCCAGTCCGAGTACTCCCTGTTCACCCGCGGCATCGAGGAGCGCGTCCTGCCCGTCCTGCGGGAGCTCGGCATCGGCCTGGTGCCGTTCTCCCCGCTCGGACGCGGCGTCCTGACGGGCACGGTCCGCTCCACCGACCAGTTCGACGAGAACGACTTCCGGCGCGACAACCCGCGCTTCACCGGCGAGAACTTCCGTCGCAACCTCGCTCTCGCCGACGAGGTCGAGGCACTGGCCCGCCAGGTCGGCGCCACGCCCGGTCAGGTGGCGCTGGCCTGGCTGCTCGCCCAGGGTGACGACATCGCCCCGATCCCCGGCACCAAGCGTGTCAGCCGGGTCGAGGAGAACACCGCCGCCGACGCCGTCACCCTGACCGCCGAGCACCTCGACCAGCTCTCCAGCCTGCCGCCCGCCGCCGGTGACACGCACACCGAGGCTCAGGCACGGATGCTCGAACGCTGA
- a CDS encoding aldo/keto reductase: protein MQYVTLNNSVQMPLLGFGVYQIPAEETERAVSDALAAGYRLLDTAAAYANEEAVGRAIRSSGLARDELFVTTKLWVQDAPAQDNTRRAFETSLTKLGLDHLDLYLMHQPFGDVYGQWRTMEALNREGLAKAIGVANFYPDRLLDLIVNNEITPQVNQIETHPFFQRADYQDLMREHGVQIQSWGGFAEGRNDLFTNPLLAGIGEEYGKSVAQVVLRWLTQRGVIAIPKSVRAERMAENIDVFDFRLTDEQMARIATLDTGSSLFFDHHDPEIVAWLAQRRLDA from the coding sequence ATGCAGTACGTAACCCTGAACAACAGCGTGCAGATGCCGCTTCTCGGCTTCGGCGTCTACCAGATCCCCGCCGAGGAGACCGAGCGCGCCGTCTCCGACGCACTCGCCGCCGGCTACCGCCTCCTCGACACCGCCGCCGCGTACGCCAACGAAGAGGCGGTGGGACGCGCGATCAGGTCCAGCGGGCTCGCCCGCGACGAGCTGTTCGTCACTACCAAGCTGTGGGTCCAGGACGCCCCCGCCCAGGACAACACCCGCCGCGCGTTCGAGACATCGCTGACCAAGCTGGGCCTGGACCACCTCGACCTGTACCTGATGCACCAGCCCTTCGGCGACGTCTACGGCCAGTGGCGCACCATGGAAGCCCTCAACCGCGAGGGCCTCGCGAAGGCGATCGGCGTCGCGAATTTCTACCCCGACCGGCTGCTCGACCTGATCGTCAACAACGAGATCACCCCGCAGGTCAACCAGATCGAGACCCACCCCTTCTTCCAGCGCGCCGACTACCAGGACCTCATGCGCGAGCACGGCGTGCAGATCCAGTCCTGGGGCGGCTTCGCCGAAGGCAGGAACGACCTGTTCACCAACCCGCTCCTGGCCGGGATCGGCGAGGAGTACGGCAAGTCGGTCGCCCAGGTCGTCCTGCGCTGGCTGACCCAGCGCGGTGTCATCGCCATCCCCAAGTCCGTCCGCGCCGAGCGCATGGCCGAGAACATCGACGTCTTCGACTTCCGGCTCACCGACGAGCAGATGGCCCGGATCGCCACCCTCGACACCGGCAGCTCGCTCTTCTTCGACCACCACGACCCCGAGATCGTCGCCTGGCTCGCCCAGCGCCGCCTGGACGCCTGA